A genome region from Tolypothrix sp. PCC 7712 includes the following:
- a CDS encoding MBL fold metallo-hydrolase, translating to MSNTELSVSQSHLTEKQPTPLTSAPSEFAVQFWGVRGLVATPSSNTTRYGGNTACVTMRVGTKHLIFDGGTGLRLLGKTWQELEQPLEAYLFFTNSQSNRIQGFPFFGPAFVAKNRFHIYGSAASNSASIKQCLCDQMLQPHFPYPLQVMQSELHFHNINPGSEVKLGELTINTALINKHQRSVGYRVNWQSFSVAYVTDLSKNPEQEEQEKILQLIQGVDLLIANSTYAPPTAHNNDSSSLQWQTAVDLASKAGAKSLVISHYHPDDDDDFLDYVQSEVKSSFPKALLAREGMVLSVSK from the coding sequence ATGTCAAATACTGAACTGTCGGTTTCCCAAAGCCATTTAACTGAGAAACAACCTACTCCGCTTACAAGTGCACCTAGTGAATTTGCGGTGCAATTCTGGGGTGTGAGAGGTTTGGTTGCTACTCCCAGCAGCAACACTACGCGCTATGGCGGAAATACTGCTTGTGTAACAATGCGTGTAGGCACAAAACATTTAATTTTTGATGGGGGTACTGGCTTAAGGTTACTGGGTAAAACTTGGCAAGAATTAGAACAGCCTCTAGAAGCCTATCTATTTTTTACTAATTCCCAGTCCAATCGCATTCAAGGGTTTCCTTTTTTTGGCCCTGCGTTTGTTGCTAAAAATCGCTTTCATATTTACGGTTCAGCCGCCTCAAATAGCGCCTCAATTAAGCAATGTTTGTGCGATCAAATGCTGCAACCCCACTTTCCCTACCCGTTACAGGTGATGCAGTCAGAATTGCATTTCCACAATATCAATCCTGGTAGCGAGGTAAAGCTAGGAGAACTGACGATTAACACAGCATTAATTAATAAACACCAGCGTTCGGTTGGCTATCGAGTTAATTGGCAAAGTTTTAGCGTTGCTTACGTCACAGATTTGTCGAAAAATCCTGAGCAAGAAGAACAAGAAAAAATTCTCCAGCTAATTCAAGGGGTTGATTTGCTGATTGCTAACAGTACCTATGCTCCCCCTACTGCTCACAATAATGATTCTTCTAGTTTACAGTGGCAAACTGCTGTGGATTTAGCTAGCAAAGCTGGTGCTAAGAGCTTAGTTATCTCCCATTATCATCCAGATGATGATGATGATTTTCTTGATTACGTGCAATCTGAAGTTAAGTCTAGCTTCCCTAAAGCATTGTTAGCTCGTGA
- the panD gene encoding aspartate 1-decarboxylase: MQRTLLLAKIHNCTLTGANINYVGSISIDNILLQKSGILPYEQVQVVNSANGERFITYAIPAPAYSGIIELNGAAARLGIIGDRLIIMAYGQFTTEELQNYSPTVVIVDENNRPLEVRHYDDLLSKA, encoded by the coding sequence ATGCAGCGTACTCTCCTTTTGGCAAAAATTCACAACTGTACCCTCACAGGGGCCAATATCAACTATGTGGGTAGTATCAGTATAGATAATATTCTGTTGCAAAAATCTGGAATTTTACCCTATGAACAGGTACAAGTCGTGAATAGTGCTAATGGTGAGCGTTTTATTACCTATGCCATACCTGCTCCAGCCTATTCCGGAATTATTGAGCTAAATGGGGCTGCCGCACGTCTAGGCATTATAGGCGATCGCCTGATTATAATGGCCTACGGGCAGTTCACCACAGAAGAGTTACAAAATTACTCGCCTACGGTCGTCATTGTAGACGAAAACAACCGACCATTGGAAGTACGGCACTACGATGACCTGCTCAGTAAGGCCTAA
- a CDS encoding inorganic diphosphatase codes for MDLSRIPPQPKPGLINVLIEIAGGSKNKYEFDKDLQAFALDRVLYSSVKYPYDYGFVPNTLADDGDPLDGMVIIDEPTFPGCIIAARPIGFLEMIDGGDRDEKILCVPDKDPRYAQVQSLKDVPSHRLDEIAEFFRSYKNLEKKVTEILGWQDVDKVKALVDKSIKAAQG; via the coding sequence GTGGATTTATCCCGTATACCACCCCAACCAAAACCGGGTCTCATCAACGTTCTGATTGAGATTGCAGGCGGGAGTAAAAATAAATACGAATTCGACAAAGACTTACAAGCTTTTGCCTTAGACCGGGTACTTTATTCGTCGGTAAAATATCCTTATGACTACGGCTTTGTCCCCAACACTTTAGCTGATGACGGCGATCCCCTAGATGGGATGGTGATCATTGATGAACCTACCTTTCCTGGTTGTATAATTGCTGCACGACCCATTGGCTTCTTAGAAATGATTGATGGTGGCGATCGCGACGAAAAAATTCTTTGCGTTCCTGACAAAGATCCGCGCTACGCCCAAGTACAATCTTTAAAGGATGTACCATCACACCGCTTGGATGAAATCGCTGAATTTTTCCGCAGTTATAAAAATCTGGAAAAGAAAGTAACTGAAATTCTCGGTTGGCAAGATGTTGATAAAGTCAAAGCTTTGGTAGATAAGTCCATTAAAGCTGCTCAAGGATAA
- a CDS encoding DUF362 domain-containing protein, with protein MQTQKPSVSLIRANSYERETLRESLETLLEPFGGIAAFVKRGDRVLLKPNLLTGARPGKECTTRPELVYTVAQMVMEVGGKPFLGDSPAFGSAKGVAIANGYAPIVEELHLPIIDFHGQRYETVSENFNHLLLSKEAMAADVVINLPKVKSHAQLTLTLGVKNLFGCVPGKMKAWWHMEAGKDANRFAEMLVETAKAINPSLTILDGIIGHDGNGPSNGEPRALGILAAASNVFALDRAMVEILNVPPQQVPTVAASQRLGLCPELTEIDFPHLEPDLLKIEDWRLPDKLVPIDFAMPRVIKSTFKHLYIRFIKEPMTAYGRR; from the coding sequence ATGCAGACACAAAAACCATCTGTCAGCTTAATCCGTGCTAATTCTTACGAACGAGAGACTTTACGCGAGTCACTAGAAACGCTGCTAGAACCTTTTGGGGGGATAGCAGCTTTTGTGAAGAGAGGCGATCGCGTTTTGCTCAAACCTAATTTACTCACAGGTGCGCGTCCTGGTAAAGAGTGTACTACTCGCCCCGAATTGGTTTACACAGTTGCCCAGATGGTAATGGAAGTTGGCGGTAAGCCGTTTTTAGGAGATAGTCCGGCTTTTGGGAGTGCGAAGGGTGTGGCTATAGCCAACGGCTATGCACCAATTGTTGAGGAACTTCACCTACCAATTATCGATTTTCACGGTCAGCGTTACGAAACCGTCAGCGAAAATTTTAATCATCTGTTGCTATCTAAAGAAGCAATGGCGGCGGATGTGGTGATTAACTTACCCAAAGTTAAATCCCATGCTCAACTAACATTAACTTTGGGTGTAAAAAACCTCTTTGGTTGTGTTCCCGGCAAAATGAAAGCTTGGTGGCACATGGAAGCCGGTAAAGATGCCAACCGCTTTGCAGAAATGTTGGTAGAAACTGCGAAGGCTATTAACCCCAGCTTAACCATTTTAGATGGGATCATCGGTCATGATGGCAATGGCCCTAGTAATGGAGAACCGCGTGCATTAGGTATTTTGGCAGCAGCATCAAATGTGTTTGCCTTAGATCGGGCAATGGTAGAAATTCTCAATGTCCCACCCCAGCAAGTACCCACAGTCGCAGCTTCTCAAAGATTAGGACTATGCCCAGAATTAACTGAGATTGATTTTCCTCATTTAGAACCTGATTTACTCAAAATAGAAGATTGGCGATTACCAGACAAGTTAGTACCTATCGATTTTGCAATGCCACGTGTGATTAAATCCACATTTAAACACCTTTACATTCGTTTTATTAAAGAACCAATGACTGCCTATGGTAGACGTTAG
- a CDS encoding aspartate ammonia-lyase, whose translation MTQQADFQFRIERDSMGDRQIASNVYYGIQTLRAIENFPISGLKPLSTYVDACLLIKKATAIVNGELGCIPQEISQAIVQATDEILAGKLRDQFVVDVYQAGAGTSHHMNVNEVLANRALEILGDEKGNYKRVSPNDHVNYGQSTNDVIPTAIRIGGLLALTHTLHPALENAIAALEAKAAEFQDIVKSGRTHLQDAVPVRLGENFRAWAYILAEHQNRIYTASSDLMVLGLGGSAAGTGMNTHPRYRARVVEVLAELLNSPLQPAPHLMAAMQSMAPFVNVSGAVRNLAQDLVKISHDLRLMDSGPKTGFKEIQLPPVQPGSSIMPGKYNPVMAEMTSMVCFQVMGYDNAIALAAQAGQLELNVMMPLIAYDLIHSIEILGNTIAALTERCIKGITANQERCLAYAEGSLALVTALNTHIGYLNAAAVAKESLETGKSLRQIVLEKGLMSEAELATVLNLEQMSGIIPLTPESDNLD comes from the coding sequence ATGACTCAACAAGCAGACTTCCAATTTCGCATCGAACGCGATTCGATGGGCGATCGCCAAATTGCTAGTAATGTTTATTACGGTATCCAAACGCTGCGGGCGATAGAAAACTTCCCTATTAGCGGGCTGAAGCCGCTTTCTACTTACGTAGATGCTTGTTTATTAATTAAAAAAGCTACTGCCATCGTTAATGGTGAATTGGGATGCATTCCCCAAGAAATCAGTCAGGCGATTGTACAAGCCACTGATGAGATACTTGCAGGGAAATTGCGCGATCAATTTGTGGTTGATGTTTATCAAGCCGGTGCAGGGACTTCGCACCACATGAATGTTAATGAAGTGCTGGCGAATCGCGCTTTGGAAATTCTGGGGGATGAAAAGGGTAACTACAAGCGTGTCAGCCCTAATGACCATGTGAATTATGGGCAGTCTACCAATGATGTCATCCCTACGGCAATTCGCATTGGTGGCTTATTGGCCCTGACTCATACATTACACCCAGCTTTAGAGAATGCGATCGCAGCCTTGGAAGCCAAAGCCGCAGAATTTCAGGATATTGTCAAATCTGGTAGAACTCATTTGCAAGATGCTGTTCCTGTGCGCTTAGGCGAGAATTTTCGCGCTTGGGCGTATATACTTGCAGAACATCAAAACCGGATTTATACAGCCTCTAGCGATTTAATGGTGTTGGGTTTAGGTGGAAGTGCGGCTGGTACAGGTATGAATACTCATCCACGTTATCGGGCGCGGGTGGTGGAAGTACTAGCAGAATTACTCAACTCGCCTTTGCAACCTGCGCCACATCTCATGGCTGCAATGCAGAGTATGGCACCATTTGTAAATGTTTCTGGTGCTGTACGTAATTTAGCTCAGGATTTAGTGAAAATTTCCCATGATTTGCGGTTGATGGATTCGGGGCCAAAAACTGGATTTAAGGAAATTCAACTCCCACCAGTACAACCTGGTTCTTCGATTATGCCAGGCAAATACAATCCGGTGATGGCAGAGATGACATCAATGGTATGTTTTCAAGTCATGGGTTACGACAATGCGATCGCCCTGGCAGCCCAAGCGGGACAATTAGAATTAAATGTGATGATGCCGCTAATTGCCTATGATTTGATTCATAGTATCGAAATTTTGGGCAATACAATTGCTGCCCTTACGGAACGCTGCATCAAAGGAATTACTGCTAACCAAGAACGCTGTTTAGCATACGCGGAAGGTAGTTTGGCTTTAGTTACCGCCTTAAATACGCATATCGGTTATCTAAATGCGGCGGCTGTGGCAAAAGAATCTTTGGAAACTGGCAAATCTTTACGGCAGATTGTTTTGGAGAAAGGGCTGATGAGTGAAGCGGAATTAGCCACTGTGTTAAATCTCGAACAGATGAGCGGTATCATACCCCTCACTCCAGAATCAGACAACCTAGATTAA
- a CDS encoding ATP-grasp domain-containing protein, with translation MNPIVLISQAFIQEQGNGKLRHEEQLVTEELRERGIPITFYTQKRIHRRQLSLDENSLVMGDIPCVLGALKQLGIPEPSPNDYPPSLRKFMHRRIWTSTLLELEQRLRNAKYSAIFAKPAVRRKRFTGCVLESEYDLYRVYGVSRQEKLLCSEVVSWLSEYRVYVVHSEIRSIDHYDGNANVLLDREKIQFAIETLDNAGESYAGYAIDFGVLDSGETALIEMNDGFAIGAYNINCKDYTDMILARWEELLSQRVT, from the coding sequence ATGAATCCTATAGTATTGATTTCTCAGGCTTTCATTCAAGAACAGGGTAATGGAAAACTCCGACACGAGGAGCAACTTGTTACCGAAGAACTAAGAGAACGTGGAATTCCCATTACTTTTTATACTCAAAAGCGTATTCACAGGCGACAACTTTCGCTTGATGAAAACTCTTTAGTTATGGGCGATATACCGTGTGTTTTAGGAGCATTAAAACAGCTTGGTATTCCAGAACCTTCACCAAATGATTATCCTCCATCTCTTCGCAAATTCATGCACCGTCGGATATGGACATCTACGCTTTTAGAGTTGGAACAAAGACTTCGCAACGCTAAATACTCTGCAATATTTGCTAAACCTGCTGTGCGTCGCAAACGCTTTACAGGTTGTGTCTTGGAATCAGAATATGATTTGTATCGAGTTTACGGAGTTTCGCGTCAGGAAAAGCTGCTGTGTTCAGAAGTAGTTTCTTGGCTGAGTGAGTATCGTGTTTATGTTGTTCACTCAGAAATTAGAAGTATCGATCATTATGATGGCAACGCCAATGTTTTACTAGATAGGGAAAAAATTCAGTTTGCTATCGAAACTCTCGATAATGCAGGAGAATCTTATGCAGGGTATGCAATTGATTTTGGAGTTTTAGATTCTGGCGAAACTGCTCTTATAGAGATGAACGATGGTTTTGCTATAGGAGCATATAACATTAATTGCAAAGATTACACAGACATGATTTTAGCAAGATGGGAGGAACTTCTATCTCAGCGTGTGACATAG
- a CDS encoding ribbon-helix-helix protein, CopG family, whose protein sequence is MKKLTVRCSNEEYETLLKYCEETDRTQNDVLREMIRKLKKSRARSTGL, encoded by the coding sequence ATGAAGAAATTAACAGTTCGATGCTCTAATGAAGAGTATGAAACGCTTTTGAAATACTGCGAAGAAACAGATCGCACTCAAAATGACGTACTTAGAGAGATGATCCGGAAGTTGAAGAAAAGCCGTGCTAGAAGCACGGGGCTTTAG
- a CDS encoding RNA-guided endonuclease InsQ/TnpB family protein, which yields MKTLKFKLYEHKRNRHLKRTINAAGVIYNHCIALHKRYYRMFGKHLNCAKLQAHIAKLRKRNSFWQSVGSQAAQDICQRIEKAYQLFFKHNNKGVRPPGFKKVKKYKSFTLKQAGYKFLGGNRVKIGSRVYQFWKSREIEGTVKTLTIKRTPLGELFMVLVVDEGSSEVEVKTGKIAGFDFGLKTFLTCSDGTKIESPQFFKQSLSAIKKASSRHSKKLKGSSNRERARKNLVRKHEDISNRRRDWFWKLAHELTDRFDILCFETLNLKGMQRLWGRQISDLAFGEFLQILEWVAKKKNKLVVFIDQWYPSSKTCSNCKHILESLDLSVREWRCPSCQSVNGRDENASRNICAVGASTVGLGDVRLATPAIAV from the coding sequence ATGAAAACACTGAAGTTTAAATTGTACGAACACAAAAGGAATAGACACCTCAAGCGCACAATCAACGCTGCTGGAGTGATTTATAACCATTGCATTGCTCTACATAAAAGGTATTACCGGATGTTTGGCAAGCATTTAAACTGTGCAAAACTTCAGGCTCATATCGCCAAATTAAGAAAGCGTAATTCTTTTTGGCAATCAGTAGGTTCTCAAGCAGCACAAGATATTTGTCAACGCATTGAGAAAGCTTACCAATTGTTTTTCAAACACAATAACAAAGGAGTAAGACCACCAGGATTTAAGAAGGTCAAGAAATACAAATCGTTCACCCTTAAGCAGGCAGGTTATAAGTTTTTGGGTGGAAATAGGGTAAAAATTGGTAGTCGAGTTTACCAGTTTTGGAAGTCCAGAGAAATTGAGGGAACAGTCAAAACCCTAACTATTAAACGCACCCCGTTAGGTGAGTTATTTATGGTTTTGGTTGTTGATGAGGGTAGCTCAGAAGTTGAAGTTAAGACGGGTAAAATCGCTGGCTTTGATTTTGGGTTAAAGACATTCCTCACTTGCTCAGACGGCACTAAAATTGAATCGCCCCAATTTTTCAAGCAATCCCTAAGCGCCATTAAAAAAGCAAGTTCGCGGCATTCCAAAAAGCTAAAAGGCTCATCTAACAGAGAACGAGCCAGAAAGAATTTAGTACGCAAGCATGAAGATATTTCCAACCGTCGGCGTGATTGGTTCTGGAAATTAGCTCATGAGCTAACAGATAGGTTCGATATTCTCTGTTTTGAGACTTTAAATCTCAAAGGAATGCAACGTCTTTGGGGCAGGCAAATATCAGACTTAGCGTTTGGTGAGTTTCTGCAAATCCTAGAATGGGTTGCCAAGAAGAAGAATAAACTGGTTGTCTTTATCGACCAGTGGTATCCAAGTAGCAAGACATGCTCTAATTGTAAACATATTCTAGAAAGTCTTGATTTGTCAGTTAGAGAGTGGCGTTGTCCTTCCTGTCAGTCAGTTAATGGAAGAGACGAAAACGCTAGTCGCAATATTTGTGCAGTCGGGGCATCGACTGTTGGCTTAGGTGATGTCAGACTGGCTACGCCAGCAATCGCTGTCTGA
- a CDS encoding Uma2 family endonuclease has protein sequence MSLARELETTPAAIEDITENVIFPPGDLYSDEPPLETELHLEQIMLLLKCLKWLWRDRNDFYAAGNLTIYYSYNQRKDEKFRGPDFFVVLDTERKTRKSWVVWEEDGKYPNLILEILSESTAKTDRGLKKKLYQDTFRTPDYFWFDPYTLEFAGFHLVDGKYQPLEPNNQGHLWSQQLELYLGIYQGLVRFFTPEGDLVPTPEEIAESERQQKEIAQQKAERLAAKLRELNIDPDTI, from the coding sequence ATGTCCCTGGCTAGAGAATTAGAGACTACCCCAGCAGCTATCGAGGACATCACAGAAAATGTTATCTTTCCTCCAGGTGATTTATACTCTGATGAACCTCCCTTGGAAACCGAACTACATTTAGAGCAAATCATGCTCTTACTTAAATGTTTAAAATGGTTGTGGCGCGATCGCAATGATTTTTATGCTGCTGGTAACCTGACAATTTACTATAGTTACAATCAGCGCAAAGATGAAAAATTCCGAGGCCCAGATTTTTTTGTGGTTCTAGATACAGAACGCAAAACCCGTAAAAGTTGGGTAGTTTGGGAAGAAGATGGTAAATACCCGAATTTGATTTTAGAAATTCTCTCGGAATCAACAGCGAAGACAGACAGAGGATTGAAGAAAAAACTTTACCAAGATACTTTTCGGACTCCAGATTATTTCTGGTTTGATCCCTACACCTTAGAATTTGCAGGATTTCATTTAGTTGATGGTAAATATCAACCCCTAGAACCCAACAATCAAGGACATTTGTGGAGTCAACAGTTAGAGTTATATTTGGGTATTTATCAAGGCTTAGTAAGATTTTTTACCCCAGAAGGTGATTTAGTTCCGACACCAGAAGAAATCGCAGAATCAGAACGTCAGCAAAAAGAAATTGCTCAACAAAAAGCAGAAAGATTAGCTGCTAAGTTGCGAGAGTTGAATATCGATCCAGATACAATTTAG
- the pgsA gene encoding CDP-diacylglycerol--glycerol-3-phosphate 3-phosphatidyltransferase: MTIPNWITFSRLLGIPFLLYGLYNPTTEAKWICLTIFLVAALTDWLDGYLARKLNQVSDLGKFLDPLVDKFLVLAPLMVLIELGKVPAWGVFLILARELAIAGWRVNQTQITGANIWGKLKTVSQIIAIALLIAPLSPDWQIPAIIAFWISVTLTLISGAIYLLPSSD, from the coding sequence ATGACCATACCCAACTGGATTACTTTTTCGCGCTTATTAGGAATACCATTTCTCCTTTACGGCTTATACAATCCTACAACCGAAGCTAAATGGATATGTCTAACAATCTTTCTAGTAGCTGCATTAACCGATTGGTTAGACGGCTATTTAGCAAGGAAACTCAACCAAGTTAGCGATTTAGGCAAATTTCTTGACCCTTTAGTTGATAAATTCTTAGTACTTGCGCCGTTGATGGTATTAATTGAATTAGGCAAAGTCCCCGCGTGGGGAGTGTTTCTCATCTTAGCGCGAGAATTAGCGATCGCAGGTTGGCGGGTGAATCAAACTCAAATTACTGGGGCGAATATTTGGGGTAAACTCAAAACTGTCAGTCAAATCATTGCGATCGCACTTTTAATTGCACCCTTATCACCAGATTGGCAAATTCCAGCCATAATTGCATTTTGGATTTCCGTAACTCTGACATTAATCTCTGGGGCAATTTATCTGCTACCCTCATCTGATTAA
- the galE gene encoding UDP-glucose 4-epimerase GalE codes for MKTKVLVTGGAGYIGSHVVRQLGEAGYDVVVYDNCSTGSPKAVLNGELIIGDLADTDRLYQVFAKHRFGAVLHFAASLIVPESVAHPLDYYSNNTRNTLNLLRCCNVLDVNQFIFSSTAAVYGEPEENPVTESTPTLPINPYGRSKLMSEWLIQDHSLASRMRYVTLRYFNVGGADPGGRLGQSLRNVTHLIAAACNAALKRQSEVKIFGTDFPTPDGTGIRDYIHVEDLASAHVDALRYLEAGGESQTLNCGYGKGYSVRQVIERVKAISGVDFPVIEAERRPGDPACVTACADKISQVLGWQPQYNDLDAIVYTTLAWEMQQENLPSVTGTRQKLVLINKERPVRSKIAEIAYRLPQ; via the coding sequence ATGAAAACGAAAGTATTAGTAACTGGCGGTGCAGGTTATATTGGTTCCCACGTCGTGCGCCAATTAGGGGAAGCTGGATATGATGTGGTGGTGTACGACAATTGTTCTACAGGTTCACCAAAGGCAGTACTAAATGGTGAGTTAATTATTGGTGATTTAGCAGACACAGACCGTCTTTACCAAGTTTTTGCCAAACACCGATTCGGCGCAGTGTTGCACTTTGCTGCCAGTCTAATTGTACCAGAATCCGTGGCTCATCCTCTTGACTACTATAGTAACAATACACGCAATACTCTAAATTTGTTGCGATGCTGTAATGTTCTAGACGTTAACCAATTTATTTTTTCTAGTACAGCCGCTGTTTACGGCGAACCTGAAGAAAACCCAGTTACCGAATCTACACCTACTTTACCAATTAACCCCTATGGACGCTCAAAGCTGATGAGTGAATGGCTGATTCAAGACCACAGTTTAGCGTCTCGAATGCGGTATGTAACTCTACGCTACTTTAATGTGGGCGGTGCAGATCCGGGTGGGCGACTAGGGCAAAGTTTACGCAATGTAACACACTTAATTGCAGCCGCTTGTAATGCAGCACTTAAACGTCAGTCAGAAGTCAAAATTTTTGGCACAGATTTTCCCACTCCTGATGGGACAGGAATTAGAGATTATATTCACGTTGAAGACTTAGCCTCTGCCCATGTCGATGCTTTACGCTATTTAGAGGCGGGTGGAGAAAGCCAAACTCTCAATTGTGGCTATGGCAAAGGCTACAGTGTGCGCCAAGTAATTGAAAGAGTAAAGGCGATTTCTGGTGTAGATTTCCCTGTAATTGAAGCTGAACGCCGTCCTGGAGATCCAGCTTGTGTAACAGCTTGTGCTGATAAAATCAGTCAGGTATTGGGTTGGCAACCCCAGTATAATGACTTGGATGCCATTGTCTATACGACTTTGGCTTGGGAGATGCAACAAGAAAATCTGCCATCGGTAACGGGAACTAGGCAGAAGCTAGTATTAATCAACAAAGAAAGACCTGTCAGATCTAAAATTGCTGAAATTGCTTATCGGCTACCGCAGTAG
- a CDS encoding sugar transferase, producing the protein MPVLLLVGDIFGLVVCLGVAFWLRLGQAITGFDGVVCGFMLLVLSGLYLADTYHPDTQIAGLRAPARILLASFIVAAITSALIYLTGTWGQHPLLGRGILLVSLGIFTIWAVILRLWAVKWLRSHAEQSQWLMLGGGESGMKFAQMFLEHNPLGRLVVLAEASQDISELAKTESHLSYGGGLNNLSAWMQQPLSGVVVATPRDFSDIQVQQLMQLRLQGIPTYRLPDICETLWYKLPSSVLEDSWLAFSAGFNLVPGGISLKVKRVIDLILASLLLIFLFPLMLLAMLAIKLDSPGPVFYSQLRTGLYGKPFRVYKFRSMYQDAEKRGAQWASQRDPRITRVGYWLRVLRIDELPQIFNVLRGDMSLIGPRPERPEFDIKLKEVIPYYELRYLVKPGITGWAQVLYPYGASVEDAAQKLAYDLYYIKNYSLWLDIAIAFKTVRVVLLGKGR; encoded by the coding sequence ATGCCTGTATTACTGTTGGTAGGAGATATTTTTGGCCTAGTTGTTTGTTTAGGGGTTGCCTTTTGGTTACGTCTGGGTCAGGCAATTACAGGTTTTGATGGAGTGGTTTGCGGATTTATGCTGCTGGTTCTATCAGGGCTTTATCTGGCAGATACTTATCATCCAGACACACAAATAGCAGGTTTGCGTGCTCCAGCGCGGATCTTGCTAGCTAGTTTTATAGTTGCTGCCATTACTTCTGCCCTAATTTACTTAACTGGAACTTGGGGACAGCATCCGTTGCTGGGAAGAGGTATTTTGCTAGTCAGCCTGGGAATATTTACTATCTGGGCGGTGATTTTAAGATTATGGGCAGTTAAGTGGTTGCGATCGCACGCCGAGCAAAGTCAGTGGTTGATGCTGGGAGGTGGCGAGAGTGGGATGAAATTTGCCCAAATGTTCCTAGAACATAACCCATTAGGGCGCTTGGTAGTACTTGCCGAAGCTAGCCAAGACATCTCTGAATTAGCAAAAACAGAATCGCATCTGAGTTACGGAGGCGGACTGAATAACTTGTCAGCTTGGATGCAGCAGCCTCTTTCAGGGGTAGTAGTTGCAACCCCAAGGGATTTTTCTGATATCCAAGTGCAGCAGTTGATGCAACTCAGGCTGCAAGGTATCCCAACATACAGGTTACCAGATATTTGCGAAACTCTATGGTATAAACTTCCCTCATCAGTGCTAGAAGATAGCTGGTTAGCTTTTAGTGCTGGCTTTAACTTGGTGCCTGGTGGTATAAGTTTGAAGGTGAAGCGGGTCATAGACCTGATACTGGCAAGCCTATTACTGATATTTTTATTTCCCCTGATGCTATTGGCAATGCTGGCTATTAAATTGGATAGTCCAGGCCCAGTTTTTTACAGTCAATTACGCACAGGATTATACGGTAAACCATTTAGGGTTTACAAATTTCGGTCTATGTATCAAGATGCTGAGAAGCGGGGTGCACAATGGGCAAGCCAACGCGATCCACGAATTACCAGGGTAGGGTATTGGCTGCGAGTTTTACGGATTGACGAACTACCACAAATTTTTAATGTGTTGAGGGGAGATATGAGTCTAATTGGCCCTCGTCCAGAACGACCGGAGTTTGATATCAAACTTAAAGAAGTTATTCCATATTATGAACTACGTTATTTAGTCAAACCTGGAATTACTGGCTGGGCACAGGTACTTTATCCTTACGGTGCTTCAGTGGAGGATGCTGCCCAAAAGCTAGCTTACGACCTCTATTACATTAAAAATTATTCTTTATGGTTAGATATTGCGATCGCCTTTAAAACTGTCAGGGTCGTTTTGTTAGGTAAAGGTAGATGA